The following proteins are encoded in a genomic region of Apodemus sylvaticus chromosome 21, mApoSyl1.1, whole genome shotgun sequence:
- the LOC127671584 gene encoding transmembrane protein 184C-like, with the protein MDPYTPPSVSDSAAPMCLITCRGEGTRCSSDPECPESPGYPDCPRGHDAAEILGRFSYTKPWFIAGIFVLLTIPVSMCGILQHVAHYTQPKLQKPIIRILWMVPIYSLDSWVALKYPKIAIYVDTCRECYEAYVIYNFMIFLINYLTIRFPNLILHLEAKDQQNHLPPLCFCPPWAMGETLLFRCKLGVLQYTVARPITTVTALACEILGVYSEGKFCFSNPWTYLVIINNVSQLFALYCLLLFHKALKEELKPINPLGKFLCVKLVVFVTFWQSVLIAFLVKVGVISETRTWEWQGAEAVATGLQDFIICLEMFLAAIAHHYTFSYKPYAHEAKKGSCFDSFLAMWDVSDVRDDISDQVSRVGRTMRGYPNQHHKEHSSLLSSSSQERPSGSSKSPSTVGVYQGFGHTVTSQSPMPAEEQKSLIRGQDSIHDIPKTQLKLLESYQHIIINIPEDQMEIPDFSFQYIIETVSSQGLFSSEPSEASAIDMLESLQEISDSSTDP; encoded by the exons atggACCCCTACACCCCACCAAGTGTGTCTGACTCAGCTGCACCAATGTGCTTGATCACATGCAGGGGGGAG GGTACCAGATGCAGCTCAGACCCCGAGTGCCCAGAATCCCCCGGTTACCCCGACTGTCCTCGGGGCCATGATGCAGCCGAGATTCTGGGCAG gttcTCGTACACAAAGCCATGGTTCATTGCTGGCATATTCGTGCTGTTGACCATCCCCGTGTCCATGTGTGGGATCCTTCAACATGTGGCACATTACACACAACCCAAACTTCAAAAACCAATCATAAG AATCCTTTGGATGGTCCCAATATACAGTCTGGAtagt TGGGTGGCTTTGAAATATCCCAAAATAGCAATCTACGTGGACACCTGTAGGGAATGTTACGAAGCTTATGTCATCTATAACTTCATGATATTCCTTATCAACTATCTGACAATCCGATTCCCAAACTTGATACTACACCTGGAAGCTAAAGATCAGCAAAACCACCTCCCTCCACTATGCTTCTGTCCACCATGGGCAATGGGAGA AACGCTGCTCTTTCGGTGCAAGCTAGGAGTGCTGCAGTACACCGTGGCCAGACCAATCACCACCGTCACCGCCCT GGCATGTGAAATCCTTGGAGTATACAGTGAAGGAAAGTTTTGTTTCTCTAATCCTTGGACATACCTTGTTATAATAAACAATGTGTCACAACTG TTCGCCCTGTACTGCCTGCTACTATTTCACAAGGCCCTGAAGGAAGAGCTTAAGCCTATAAATCCACTTGGCAAGTTTCTTTGTGTGAAACTCGTGGTCTTCGTGACCTTTTG GCAGTCAGTACTTATTGCCTTTTTGGTGAAAGTGGGAGTTATTTCAGAAACACGGACCTGGGAATGGCAAGGTGCAGAAGCTGTGGCCACGGGCCTGCAG GATTTCATTATTTGTCTCGAGATGTTTTTGGCCGCAATTGCCCATCATTATACTTTCTCCTATAAACCCTATGCCCATGAAGCTAAGAAAGGTTCCTGCTTTGACTCCTTCCTCGCAATGTGGGATGTTTCAGACGTAAGGGACGATATTTCCGACCAAGTTAGTCGTGTCG GGAGGACAATGCGAGGTTATCCAAACCAACATCATAAAGAACATTCAAGCCTCCTTTCCTCATCTTCCCAAGAAAGACCTTCTGGCTCTTCAAAGTCACCCTCCACAGTGGGCGTATACCAAGGTTTTGGACACACAGTTACCTCACAGAGCCCTATGCCAGCAGAAGAGCAGAAGAGTCTTATAAGAGGACAAGATAGCATACATGACATCCCCAAAACACAACTAAAGCTTCTTGAATCCTACCAACATATCATAATTAATATCCCAGAAGACCAGATGGAGATTCCTGATTTCAGCTTTCAATACATTATAGAAACAGTTTCTTCACAGGGGTTATTTTCATCAGAACCATCTGAAGCTTCTGCGATTGATATGTTGGAATCACTGCAGGAGATATCTGATTCATCCACAGACCCTTAA